A portion of the Malania oleifera isolate guangnan ecotype guangnan chromosome 3, ASM2987363v1, whole genome shotgun sequence genome contains these proteins:
- the LOC131151454 gene encoding uncharacterized protein LOC131151454, protein MAEIAWSSKEQRDPPPVQGCTIEKFMKMNPPTFSGATDPTIAENWVQETRFRDMFFDRYYPASVREARIQEFLSLSQGSLIVQQYAVRFIELSRFYPYIFPDEVKKARMATIAEESLSKEMETQSQRKRTASSSFQVGPNRGPWRGGRSGRGQKQMVEHRGIQGGQLPAICPRCERSHPSECRLGENVCFRCGRPSHMA, encoded by the exons atggctgagatagcgtgGAGTTCTAAAGAGCAGAGAGACCCACCTCCCGttcagggatgcaccatagagaaattcatgaagatgaatccgccaactTTCTCTGGAGCGACTGATCCTACAattgcagagaactgggtgcaggag ACTCGTttcagggacatgttcttcgatagatattacccTGCCTCAGTGAGAGAGGCTCGAatacaggagtttctgagcttgTCCCAGGGATCACTGATTGTCCAGCAATATGCagtgagatttattgagctctcgcgTTTCTACCCATATATAttccccgatgaagtgaagaaggctagaat ggccactatagcggaggagagtctatctaaAGAGATggagacacagagtcagaggaagaggactgcATCCTCAAGTTTTCAAGTGGGTCCcaaccgaggcccttggagaggaggtagatctggcagaGGCCAGAAGCAAATGGTAGAGCATAGAGGAATTCAAGGTGgacagcttcctgccatttgtcctagatgcgaaCGGAGCCATCCTAGTGAGTGCCGATTGGGGGAAAATGTTTGTTTTCGATGTGGAAGGCCCAGTCATATGGCTTGA